Proteins from a genomic interval of Medicago truncatula cultivar Jemalong A17 chromosome 3, MtrunA17r5.0-ANR, whole genome shotgun sequence:
- the LOC11437353 gene encoding threonine--tRNA ligase, chloroplastic/mitochondrial 2 isoform X2, with protein sequence MAMAVQKLYPQAKVTIGPWIENGFYYDFDMEPLTDKDLKRIKKEMDRIISKNLPLVREEVSRDEAHRRIVALNEPYKMEILEGIKEEPITIYHIGGEWWDLCAGPHVESTGNIKRNAVELESIAGAYWRGDEKKPMLQRIYGTAWETEEQLKAYLHFKEEAKRRDHRRLGQDLDLFSIQEDAGGGLVFWHPKGAIVRHIIEDFWKKVHIDRGYDLLYTPHVAKADLWKISGHLDFYKENMYDQMSIEDERYQLRPMNCPYHILVYKRKRHSYRDFPVRVAELGTVYRYELSGSLHGLFRVRGFTQDDAHIFCLEDQIKDEIRGVLDLTEETLSQFGFDKYEINLSTRPEKSVGEDDIWEKATSALKDALDDKGWTYQIDDGGGAFYGPKIDVKIEDALGRKWQCSTIQVDFNLPQRFDITYVDSNSEKKRPIMIHRAVLGSLERFFGVLIEHYAGDFPLWLSPIQARILPVTDAQLEYCKDVTNKLKKYGIRAEVCHGERLPKLIRNAEKQKIPLMAVVGSKEIETQTVTVRSRFGGELGTMSVDDFISRIKLAIENPTSL encoded by the exons ATGGCAATGGCCGTTCAAAAGCTTTACCCTCAAGCAAAAGTCACAATCGGGCCTTGGATAGAAAATGGGTTTTATTATGACTTTGATATGGAGCCTTTGACAGATAAGGATTTGAAGAGAATCAAGAAAGAGATG GACCGAATTATTAGCAAAAATTTACCCCTTGTAAGAGAAGAAGTTTCAAGAGATGAAGCTCATAGAAGAATAGTGGCTTTGAATGAACCATACAAGATGGAGATTTTGGAAGGCATTAAGGAAGAACCCATCACAATTTATCATATTG GTGGGGAGTGGTGGGACCTATGTGCTGGACCTCATGTTGAATCTACTGGAAATATCAAAAGAAATGCTGTTGAACTTGAGTCTATTGCTGGGGCTTACTGGAGAGGAGATGAAAAGAAACCAATGCTGCAAAGGATATATGGTACTGCATGGGAGACTGAAGAGCAGTTGAAAGCGTATCTTCATTTCAAAGAAGAAGCTAAACGTCGGGATCATAGGCGCCTAGGACAAGATCTTGATTTGTTTTCTATACAG GAGGATGCTGGTGGGGGTTTAGTTTTCTGGCACCCAAAGGGTGCTATTGTGAGACACATAATTGAagatttttggaaaaaagttcaCATAGACCGTGGTTATGATCTATTGTACACACCACATGTGGCAAAAGCTGATCTTTGGAAGATCAGTGGTCATTTGGACTTCTACAAGGAAAATATGTATGATCAGATGAGCATTGAAGATGAGCGTTATCAACTTCGGCCAATGAATTGTCCTTATCATATTTTGGTATACAAAAGGAAGCGTCATTCCTATCGGGATTTTCCTGTTAGGGTAGCAGAATTAGGTACTGTTTATAGATATGAACTGTCTGGAAGTTTACACGGCCTTTTCCGCGTTAGAGGTTTCACACAG GATGATGCACACATATTCTGTTTAGAGGACCAGATTAAAGATGAGATCAGGGGTGTCCTGGATCTTACCGAAGAAACATTATCGCAATTTGGTTTTGATAAATATGAGATAAATTTATCTACACGGCCTGAAAAATCTGTTGGAGAAGATGATATATGGGAGAAAGCTACCTCAGCTTTAAAAGATGCTTTGGATGATAAAGGCTGGACCTATCAAATTGATGACGGGGGAGGTGCCTTCTATGGGCCAAAGATAGATGTCAAGATTGAGGATGCTCTTGGGAGAAAGTGGCAGTGTTCAACCATACAG gttgattttaatttaccACAGCGTTTTGACATCACATATGTTGACTCAAACTCTGAAAAAAAGAGACCTATAATGATCCACAGAGCAGTCCTTGGATCCTTGGAAAGATTCTTCGGTGTTCTTATAGAGCATTATGCTGGTGATTTTCCGTTATGGCTTTCTCCAATACAAGCTCGTATTTTACCTGTCACTGATGCCCAG CTTGAATACTGCAAGGATGTGACcaacaaattgaaaaaatatggCATCCGAGCTGAGGTTTGTCACGGAGAGCGCCTGCCAAAGCTCATAAGAAATGCAGAAAAGCAGAAAATTCCTTTGATGGCTGTTGTAGGCTCAAAGGAAATTGAAACACAAACAGTTACTGTTAGATCTAGGTTTGGTGGGGAGCTAGGAACCATGTCAGTTGATGACTTTATTAGTAGAATTAAGTTGGCTATAGAAAATCCAACATCACTATGA
- the LOC11437353 gene encoding threonine--tRNA ligase, chloroplastic/mitochondrial 2 isoform X1 — MASTLFTVPMATTLSSSIHFLKLHTPFSFPFRSLHSPTPTFFTRKFSTLAVATSPSQPATVSDSNRQDRIVLPTNESSNTLLRIRHTCAHVMAMAVQKLYPQAKVTIGPWIENGFYYDFDMEPLTDKDLKRIKKEMDRIISKNLPLVREEVSRDEAHRRIVALNEPYKMEILEGIKEEPITIYHIGGEWWDLCAGPHVESTGNIKRNAVELESIAGAYWRGDEKKPMLQRIYGTAWETEEQLKAYLHFKEEAKRRDHRRLGQDLDLFSIQEDAGGGLVFWHPKGAIVRHIIEDFWKKVHIDRGYDLLYTPHVAKADLWKISGHLDFYKENMYDQMSIEDERYQLRPMNCPYHILVYKRKRHSYRDFPVRVAELGTVYRYELSGSLHGLFRVRGFTQDDAHIFCLEDQIKDEIRGVLDLTEETLSQFGFDKYEINLSTRPEKSVGEDDIWEKATSALKDALDDKGWTYQIDDGGGAFYGPKIDVKIEDALGRKWQCSTIQVDFNLPQRFDITYVDSNSEKKRPIMIHRAVLGSLERFFGVLIEHYAGDFPLWLSPIQARILPVTDAQLEYCKDVTNKLKKYGIRAEVCHGERLPKLIRNAEKQKIPLMAVVGSKEIETQTVTVRSRFGGELGTMSVDDFISRIKLAIENPTSL, encoded by the exons ATGGCTTCTACTCTTTTCACCGTTCCCATGGCTACAACACTCTCATCTTCCATTCATTTCCTTAAACTCCATAcccctttttcttttccttttcgtTCTCTTCATTCTCCAACTCCAACCTTCTTCACCAGGAAATTCTCCACTCTCGCCGTCGCCACGAGCCCTTCCCAACCCGCCACGGTTTCCGATTCCAATCGCCAAGACCGAATTGTTCTCCCTACTAATGAATCATCCAACACCCTTCTCAGAATTCGTCATACG TGTGCGCATGTGATGGCAATGGCCGTTCAAAAGCTTTACCCTCAAGCAAAAGTCACAATCGGGCCTTGGATAGAAAATGGGTTTTATTATGACTTTGATATGGAGCCTTTGACAGATAAGGATTTGAAGAGAATCAAGAAAGAGATG GACCGAATTATTAGCAAAAATTTACCCCTTGTAAGAGAAGAAGTTTCAAGAGATGAAGCTCATAGAAGAATAGTGGCTTTGAATGAACCATACAAGATGGAGATTTTGGAAGGCATTAAGGAAGAACCCATCACAATTTATCATATTG GTGGGGAGTGGTGGGACCTATGTGCTGGACCTCATGTTGAATCTACTGGAAATATCAAAAGAAATGCTGTTGAACTTGAGTCTATTGCTGGGGCTTACTGGAGAGGAGATGAAAAGAAACCAATGCTGCAAAGGATATATGGTACTGCATGGGAGACTGAAGAGCAGTTGAAAGCGTATCTTCATTTCAAAGAAGAAGCTAAACGTCGGGATCATAGGCGCCTAGGACAAGATCTTGATTTGTTTTCTATACAG GAGGATGCTGGTGGGGGTTTAGTTTTCTGGCACCCAAAGGGTGCTATTGTGAGACACATAATTGAagatttttggaaaaaagttcaCATAGACCGTGGTTATGATCTATTGTACACACCACATGTGGCAAAAGCTGATCTTTGGAAGATCAGTGGTCATTTGGACTTCTACAAGGAAAATATGTATGATCAGATGAGCATTGAAGATGAGCGTTATCAACTTCGGCCAATGAATTGTCCTTATCATATTTTGGTATACAAAAGGAAGCGTCATTCCTATCGGGATTTTCCTGTTAGGGTAGCAGAATTAGGTACTGTTTATAGATATGAACTGTCTGGAAGTTTACACGGCCTTTTCCGCGTTAGAGGTTTCACACAG GATGATGCACACATATTCTGTTTAGAGGACCAGATTAAAGATGAGATCAGGGGTGTCCTGGATCTTACCGAAGAAACATTATCGCAATTTGGTTTTGATAAATATGAGATAAATTTATCTACACGGCCTGAAAAATCTGTTGGAGAAGATGATATATGGGAGAAAGCTACCTCAGCTTTAAAAGATGCTTTGGATGATAAAGGCTGGACCTATCAAATTGATGACGGGGGAGGTGCCTTCTATGGGCCAAAGATAGATGTCAAGATTGAGGATGCTCTTGGGAGAAAGTGGCAGTGTTCAACCATACAG gttgattttaatttaccACAGCGTTTTGACATCACATATGTTGACTCAAACTCTGAAAAAAAGAGACCTATAATGATCCACAGAGCAGTCCTTGGATCCTTGGAAAGATTCTTCGGTGTTCTTATAGAGCATTATGCTGGTGATTTTCCGTTATGGCTTTCTCCAATACAAGCTCGTATTTTACCTGTCACTGATGCCCAG CTTGAATACTGCAAGGATGTGACcaacaaattgaaaaaatatggCATCCGAGCTGAGGTTTGTCACGGAGAGCGCCTGCCAAAGCTCATAAGAAATGCAGAAAAGCAGAAAATTCCTTTGATGGCTGTTGTAGGCTCAAAGGAAATTGAAACACAAACAGTTACTGTTAGATCTAGGTTTGGTGGGGAGCTAGGAACCATGTCAGTTGATGACTTTATTAGTAGAATTAAGTTGGCTATAGAAAATCCAACATCACTATGA